From a region of the Clupea harengus chromosome 9, Ch_v2.0.2, whole genome shotgun sequence genome:
- the cryba1a gene encoding crystallin, beta A1a isoform X1: protein MHTAIFGSISIEKLDRMALTNPMPMGPWKITVYDQENFQGKRMEFTSSCQNIMECGYDNIRSLKVECGAWVGYEHSSFCGQQFVLERGDYPRWESWSGSNAYHIERMMSFRPVCSANHKESKICVFEGENFIGNKWEMNDDYPSLQAMGWPNNEIGSMQVQSGAWVCYQYPGYRGYQYIMECDRHGGEYKHYREWGSHAQTFQIQSLRRIQQ from the exons GTCAATCAGCATTGAGAAATTGGACAGAATGGCTTTGACTAATCCCATGCCAATGGGACCATGGAAG ATCACAGTCTATGATCAGGAGAACTTCCAGGGGAAACGCATGGAGTTCACCTCATCCTGCCAGAACATTATGGAGTGTGGCTATGATAACATCCGGTCATTGAAGGTGGAGTGTGGAGC CTGGGTGGGCTATGAGCATTCCAGTTTCTGTGGGCAACAGTTTGTCTTGGAAAGAGGTGACTATCCTCGCTGGGAATCCTGGAGTGGAAGTAATGCCTACCACATTGAGAGGATGATGTCCTTCCGCCCAGTCTGCTCTGCT AACCACAAGGAGTCCAAGATCTGTGTCTTTGAGGGGGAGAACTTCATTGGGAACAAGTGGGAGATGAACGATGACTACCCCTCTCTTCAGGCTATGGGCTGGCCCAATAATGAGATTGGATCCATGCAGGTCCAGAGTGGAGC CTGGGTTTGCTACCAGTACCCTGGATACCGTGGTTACCAGTACATCATGGAGTGTGATCGCCATGGCGGCGAGTACAAACACTACAGAGAGTGGGGCTCCCACGCTCAGACTTTCCAGATCCAGTCTCTGCGCCGGATCCAGCAGTGA
- the cryba1a gene encoding crystallin, beta A1a isoform X2, with protein MALTNPMPMGPWKITVYDQENFQGKRMEFTSSCQNIMECGYDNIRSLKVECGAWVGYEHSSFCGQQFVLERGDYPRWESWSGSNAYHIERMMSFRPVCSANHKESKICVFEGENFIGNKWEMNDDYPSLQAMGWPNNEIGSMQVQSGAWVCYQYPGYRGYQYIMECDRHGGEYKHYREWGSHAQTFQIQSLRRIQQ; from the exons ATGGCTTTGACTAATCCCATGCCAATGGGACCATGGAAG ATCACAGTCTATGATCAGGAGAACTTCCAGGGGAAACGCATGGAGTTCACCTCATCCTGCCAGAACATTATGGAGTGTGGCTATGATAACATCCGGTCATTGAAGGTGGAGTGTGGAGC CTGGGTGGGCTATGAGCATTCCAGTTTCTGTGGGCAACAGTTTGTCTTGGAAAGAGGTGACTATCCTCGCTGGGAATCCTGGAGTGGAAGTAATGCCTACCACATTGAGAGGATGATGTCCTTCCGCCCAGTCTGCTCTGCT AACCACAAGGAGTCCAAGATCTGTGTCTTTGAGGGGGAGAACTTCATTGGGAACAAGTGGGAGATGAACGATGACTACCCCTCTCTTCAGGCTATGGGCTGGCCCAATAATGAGATTGGATCCATGCAGGTCCAGAGTGGAGC CTGGGTTTGCTACCAGTACCCTGGATACCGTGGTTACCAGTACATCATGGAGTGTGATCGCCATGGCGGCGAGTACAAACACTACAGAGAGTGGGGCTCCCACGCTCAGACTTTCCAGATCCAGTCTCTGCGCCGGATCCAGCAGTGA
- the cpda gene encoding carboxypeptidase D codes for MARLKESRLQFHAGLCISLCALVVVSITSLNAVSAVATPRVLKGTTPDEGESYSKYYNYEDLTRLLKSLAIKYPHIANLSSIGQSVLGRELWVMRITKDPNADLPGKPKVKYVGNMHGDETISRQVLVYLVEYLLDRYGSDPRVTELINSTDIYIMPSMNPDGFEKSMEGDCGGNHHGRENANNLDLNRSFPDQFDTIDVPNEDIPEVNAVIKWIIDNKFVLSGNLHGGTVVASYPFDDSASHKKEGQYSRSSDDSLFRHLARVYAANNPAMDKGNPKCEDDPNERFKDGITNGAKWYDVSGGMQDFNYVHGNCLEVTMELSCCKYPPASQLLREWENNRQALLAYMEQVHIGVQGFVKEAKHGVALPEVRILVAGINHNITTGRFGDYYRLLLPGNYSITATAAGYTPMTVTNVRVVEDKATELNFTLAPLTDEAANAVTSVPMTDTATTATASTPSSSAPTGSDGTSAETSGSDVTAESSSSSSSSSSAQREPLQPQDFRHHHDADMMLFLRKYNTEYPSITRLYSVGKSADGRELYVMEVSDNPGVHEPGEPEFKYIGNMHGNEVVGRELLLNLIEYLCRNYGVDPEVTQLVDTTRIHIMPTMNPDGYERGREGDVRGYLGRNNSRNYDLNRNFPDQYASVTDPRQPETIAVMNWCRSYPFVLSANLHGGSLVVNYPYDDDPEGRTEYSKAPDDEVFKMVSRAYSQENPLMHKGHPCEKLYPEEYFKDGITNGAEWYNVPGGMQDWNYLNTNCFEVTIELGCVKYPRASELRSYWEQNRRALLEYMHQVHKGVKGMVIDLKDGTGIPNATITVEDIDHPVRTYRSGDYWRLLVPGVYNLTATAQGYSAVRVTVTVPARGAKEVNFRLPRLRGEGAGQTAKGAAESVQDPSEEEFQSFIKGLSIGSGLDQLIQSTATERRLRYSNYKELSEFLRGLHLNFPKIVSLHSLGQSSEVRTIWALEISNNPDVPEPSEPKIRFVAGIHGNAPVGTELLLEFAAYLCINYGKNPAITRLINETRIVILPSINPDGREQAKERQCNSTAGRTNANGKDLDTDFFGNASQRVVEAQPETRAVMDLILERGYSLSVALDGGSLLATYPYDKPVQSVENEDTLKYLATVYSENHPTMHLGNPGCPSESQVVVNGVLRAAERHSHMGSMKDFSVDFGHCPEITVYTSCCIFPPADQLASLWAENRKSLLSMLVEVHKGVRGVVRDKSRKPIVGAMIVLNGGVRVFTSEGGYFHALLAPGSHNIEAVAEGYQQQRQKVLVSSFQAASSIIIEFDMDNHIFGLPREFVVATAAASMTALIVTACIIWCVCSAKSNRQKDGFHRLRQHRDDYDDEIHLTSMGSKKSLLSHEFQDDSESEEDTLYANKI; via the exons ATGGCGCGACTGAAAGAATCGCGGCTACAATTCCATGCTGGACTATGCATTTCACTTTGCGCTCTCGTTGTTGTTTCCATCACCTCTCTCAACGCCGTCTCTGCTGTCGCTACGCCGAGGGTTCTGAAAGGCACCACTCCAGATGAAGGGGAATCATACAGCAAATATTACAACTATGAGGATCTTACCCGACTGCTCAAATCTCTGGCGATAAAATATCCTCATATTGCTAATCTATCCAGCATTGGCCAGTCTGTGTTGGGCCGAGAGCTTTGGGTAATGAGAATCACAAAAGACCCTAATGCTGATCTCCCCGGGAAACCTAAAGTCAAATACGTGGGAAACATGCACGGAGATGAAACTATTTCTAGACAGGTTTTAGTGTACCTGGTGGAGTATTTACTTGACCGATATGGCTCTGATCCGCGGGTGACGGAGTTGATCAACAGCACGGATATTTACATTATGCCAAGCATGAATCCCGATGGCTTTGAGAAGTCTATGGAGGGAGACTGCGGCGGTAACCATCATGGTCGTGAGAATGCCAATAACCTTGACCTCAACAGAAGTTTTCCAGACCAGTTCGATACCATAGATGTCCCTAATGAAGACATCCCTGAGGTCAACGCTGTAATCAAATGGATCATAGATAACAA GTTTGTCCTGTCTGGGAACCTCCATGGAGGCACAGTGGTGGCCAGCTACCCGTTTGATGATTCTGCTTCCCATAAGAAAGAGGGGCAGTATAGCCGGTCGTCAGACGACTCTCTCTTCAGGCACCTGGCTCGGGTCTACGCAGCCAACAACCCCGCCATGGACAAAGGCAACCCCAAGTGTGAGGACGACCCCAATGAGCGCTTCAAAGACGGCATCACAAACGGCGCCAAGTGGTATGATGTGTCTG GTGGCATGCAGGACTTCAACTATGTGCATGGAAACTGCCTGGAGGTCACGATGGAGCTGAGCTGCTGCAAGTACCCCCCTGCCTCCCAACTGCTCCGGGAGTGGGAGAACAACCGCCAAGCCCTCCTGGCCTACATGGAGCAG GTCCACATCGGAGTACAAGGGTTTGTGAAGGAAGCCAAGCATGGAGTGGCCTTGCCAGAAGTCAGAATTTTAGTGGCGGGCATCAATCACAACATAACTACAGGGCGCTTCGGAGACTATTACCGTCTGCTGCTGCCGGGCAACTACAGCATCACAGCCACGGCTGCTGG ATACACCCCCATGACTGTTACCAATGTGCGGGTGGTGGAGGACAAGGCCACAGAGCTCAACTTCACCCTGGCGCCCCTGACGGATGAGGCGGCTAATGCTGTGACCTCTGTCCCTATGACTgacaccgccaccaccgccaccgcaagCACTCCTTCCTCCTCAGCCCCCACCGGCAGTGACGGTACCAGTGCCGAGACCTCAGGCTCCGACGTTACTGCTGAGTCCAGCTCCTCGTCGAGCTCCAGTTCTTCAGCCCAGCGCGAGCCGCTCCAGCCGCAGGACTTCCGGCACCACCACGACGCGGACATGATGCTGTTCCTGCGCAAGTACAACACCGAGTACCCCTCCATCACGCGCCTCTATTCCGTCGGCAAGTCGGCGGACGGCCGCGAGCTCTACGTCATGGAGGTCTCAGACAACCCCGGTGTTCATGAGCCAG GTGAACCTGAGTTTAAGTACATCGGCAACATGCACGGCAACGAAGTGGTGGGCCGCGAACTGCTGCTCAACCTCATTGAGTACCTGTGTCGTAACTATGGCGTTGACCCCGAGGTCACGCAGCTCGTTGACACCACCCGCATCCACATCATGCCCACTATGAACCCTGACGGTTATGAGAGGGGCAGGGAAG GAGACGTCCGTGGGTACCTGGGGCGGAACAACAGCCGCAACTATGATCTGAACCGGAACTTTCCAGACCAGTACGCTTCCGTCACAGACCCCAGGCAGCCTGAGACCATTGCAGTGATGAACTGGTGTAGGAGTTACCCGTTTGTCCTGTCTGCCAACCTTCACGGAG GGTCCCTGGTGGTGAATTACCCTTATGATGACGATCCTGAGGGACGCACAGAATACAGCAAGGCACCAGACGACGAGGTTTTTAAAATGGTTTCTCGTGCCTACTCCCAG GAGAACCCTCTCATGCACAAAGGACACCCGTGTGAGAAACTTTACCCAGAGGAGTACTTCAAAGATGGCATCACCAATGGAGCAGAGTGGTACAATGTCCCAG ggggCATGCAGGACTGGAATTACCTGAACACTAACTGCTTTGAGGTGACCATCGAGCTGGGCTGTGTGAAGTACCCCCGGGCCAGCGAGCTGCGCAGCTACTGGGAGCAGAACCGCCGGGCCCTGCTGGAGTACATGCACCAG GTCCACAAAGGAGTGAAAGGAATGGTCATTGATCTCAAGGATGGCACTGGAATCCCAAATGCCACCATCACTGTGGAGGACATTGACCACCCCGTGAGGACCTACCGGTCTGGGGACTACTGGAGGCTCCTGGTTCCTGGAGTCTACAACCTTACTGCCACTGCGCAAGG ATACTCCGCAGTGAGGGTCACGGTCACCGTTCCCGCCAGGGGGGCGAAAGAGGTCAACTTCCGTCTGCCACGGCTGCGGGGTGAGGGGGCGGGCCAGACGGCGAAGGGCGCTGCGGAGTCTGTGCAGGACCCCAGCGAGGAGGAGTTCCAAAGTTTCATCAAAGGGCTGTCCATCGGCTCGGGCCTGGACCAGCTCATCCAGAGCACGGCCACCGAGCGCCGCCTGCGCTACAGCAACTACAAGGAGCTGTCCGAGTTCCTGCGCGGCCTCCACCTCAACTTCCCCAAGATAGTGTCACTCCACAG TCTGGGACAGAGTTCGGAGGTCAGGACCATCTGGGCTCTGGAGATCTCCAACAACCCTGATGTGCCGGAACCATCTGAGCCCAAGATCCGATTTGTGGCGGGGATCCATGGAAACGCACCAGTGGGCACAGAGCTGCTGCTAGAGTTTGCAGCCTATCTGTGCATCAACTACGGCAAGAACCCGGCCATCACCAGG CTCATCAATGAGACCCGTATAGTCATCCTGCCTTCAATCAACCCAGATGGGCGTGAGCAGGCCAAAGAGCGCCAGTGCAACTCCACTGCAGGCAGGACCAACGCCAATGGCAAAGACCTGGACACTGACTTCTTCG GAAATGCGTCCCAGCGTGTTGTGGAGGCCCAGCCAGAGACGCGTGCTGTGATGGACCTCATTCTGGAGAGGGGCTACTCTCTCTCAGTGGCGCTGGATGGAGGATCACTTCTGGCTACGTACCCCTATGATAAACCTGTGCAGTCAG tTGAAAATGAAGACACACTTAAGTATTTGGCAACGGTGTATTCTGAGAACCATCCCACAATGCATCTGGGAAACCCTGGATGTCCCAGTGAAAGTCAGG TGGTGGTCAATGGTGTCCTTCGGGCTGCAGAGAGGCACAGTCACATGGGCAGCATGAAG GATTTCAGCGTGGACTTCGGCCATTGCCCAGAGATCACCGTCTACACCAGCTGCTGTATCTTTCCCCCTGCTGACCAGCTGGCTTCGCTGTGGGCTGAGAACAGGAAGTCACTGCTCAGCATGCTGGTGGag GTGCATAAAGGCGTGCGTGGGGTGGTGAGGGACAAGAGTCGGAAGCCCATTGTGGGTGCCATGATCGTGCTGAATGGCGGAGTGCGGGTCTTCACCAGTGAAGGGGGCTACTTCCACGCCCTCCTAGCCCCAGGCTCCCACAACATCGAGGCAGTCGCTGAGGGTTACCAGCAACAACGACAAAAG GTGCTGGTGTCCTCATTTCAAGCTGCCAGCTCAATTATCATTGAGTTTGACATGGATAACCACATATTTGGTCTGCCCAGGGAGTTTGTGGTGGCAACTGCAG CTGCCTCCATGACGGCTCTCATTGTCACGGCCTGCatcatctggtgtgtctgcTCAGCCAAGTCCAACCGCCAAAAGGACGGTTTCCACCGGTTACGGCAGCACCGCGACGACTACGACGACGAGATCCACCTCACCTCCATGGGCTCGAAGAAATCGCTGCTGAGCCACGAGTTCCAGGATGACAGCGAGAGCGAAGAGGACACGCTCTACGCCAACAAAATCTAA